Genomic DNA from Gossypium hirsutum isolate 1008001.06 chromosome A01, Gossypium_hirsutum_v2.1, whole genome shotgun sequence:
GCCAACCGAGTTCTTCCAAAATCTCAAGTCTCTAAAAGAAGAAGCTAATTATGGATATGCTGATTATCAGTACTCTGTTAACTTAACAACAAAAGGTGTGGAGCGTGAGtttaaaataaaagaacttaGGCCAATATTCAGTTGCATAGATTTATCGGACAATGGATTCCATGGAGAAATTCCTAAGGTAGTTGGAGAGCTTAGATCGCTTCATGCACTCAATCTCTCTCATAATAGCCTGACTGGTCCTATCCCACCATCATTTGGGAATTTGGCAGCACTTGAATCATTAGATCTCTCATTTAACAAGCTAAGTGGCAGAATCCCTTCCCAATTGACAAATTTGACATTTCTTGAAGTGTTAAGGTTTTCGAACAACAATTTTGTGGGACCCATTCCCCATGGCAAGCAATTTGATACATTTGACAGCTACTCTTATCAAGAGAACTTGGGTTTGTGTGGATTCCCATTGTCAAAGGAATGTAGCAATGATGAAAGATCAGAACCAGAACAAGATGAGGAAGATAATGGAAATGGAATAGCTTTTATTTGGAAAGTGGCAATGATGGGGTATGGATGTGGAATGGTATTAGGAATTAGCATGGCATATATTGTATTCACGACAGGAAGACCATGGTGGCTTGTAAGAATGATTGAGAGGGACTTGCGAAACAAAGTTTCGAGCTAGTTTGGGAAGAAAAGAAAGTAGTCCAGCAAATCCATCTTTATATGTGAGTTATTGTATTTCATAGAAATAAACATGCTACTTTTACCTTGCTAAATGAATAATTAGGTAAAtctcaaattgattatttttattttcatccatcaGGAATGAGTCCGAGAAAAGATGAAGTTCTTCAGCTTGTGTAAGAGCAAGGTGTCATGTATGTTCTGCATCCATAGCTGCTTCTCTCCATGGACTGTATGTTCAGGTCATGGGTGTTCTTACTGATAGTTTGCTTTGGTTTTTCAGCTTTTTTTTTCTGCATAGTTTTTCagcttttctttattttagaTCGGTGTTTGTCTGCTAAATTTTACCAAGGATCTTAATGTTCTTTTCTTCAGGAAAATCAATTCTCTATCATTTTTCCCGTACTAATATATATCAACTGCAATGTGTTTAGTGCACCAttttaaatttatggatttgtttaaatattttttatgtataatatttataaatacaaatataactGAGTtacatacatataagtatatttaaatgtaaatataaaacttaaaattattaatCTAGTTTTCTGTTCTTTCAACGCCCAAGTCTATCTCTTGTTTTTCTCCCCAGTGATTCCCATTTCAAACTTTTCCTATGATGTATTGTTCCCAGAGAAAACTAAGAGATCCACCAGCGCAGGTTCACTGAGGTGATGATTTAAGTAGCACACTTTCATCCTAGGAAATCATCTTACTATATATCATCATTAGCAAATTACAGAGACATGAGAGTCTTGGCATTTGGAATAATCCATTGATCAGAGGTTACCTCCCGACTTCTATAGGAAATCTCTTGGTTTCTCTTCAATCTTTCGATGCTTCGAGTTACAACATTTTATACATAcacggatggggtgaaatttattaaattctaatcgccaaatttgtcaattttcaagtttgagaaATCAGCTGACTTACAAAGAGTTTTTGGATGGGGATCCTGACATTTCAGGGTTGAGATGTCTTAATGGgtttgaagatctatctcttagctttaaAAAGcattttgaatcactcaattttgagtttgggagctcaagttatgaccgttttagtaAAGACTGCGCGAGCATAATTTTTGAACGAGATTATAACGGTAATTGCGAGTTtcaggcttttaattcgagtttaaatcatattggatttgagttttaggcttaatttttattatatatgagtccaatattgtatttattagctcttattattttattatatttttatatgataattattaattatttgaagtTATTTAGGCTTTTTATGTTAagaagaaagtttagtttaaaactactacttgtttagattaaattagagttctagtatacttaagagttttacttagatttatttagctagcctatatataggccttttgtaacatcccaaacctgaCGCTCACCTAACTCAATCCAACATagcggagtacgacacttacgaccatacaaagcctcgtaacgtgccatctggatgctagactggaaaTTGTTGTTGTAGGTGAACTCAGCTAGTGGCAAATAatcttcccaactacctcggaaatccatcacacaactccgaaacatatcctctagtatttgaatcaccctttcagattgaccatcgatcTGAGGATGGAACATAGTACTGAAGTCCAAACTCGAAGCCAGAGCCTCgtgcaatttcttctagaattgATAAataaagcgaggatctctatca
This window encodes:
- the LOC107917207 gene encoding receptor-like protein Cf-9 homolog, with translation MPLNLRIFTFQVIDFPGRIPFTLGNLRDLQVLDIADNDLSSTLSSSKSSFLSSLENCRFLSYLSFARNPLISGYLPASIGNQSSSLRHFDASSCNISGRIPGDIGKWNLVEYVDFSGNQFSGTIPDRVCVRKNNLRYLSLHENQLEGILPLSLINCSELQVLNVANNNLSDTFPHWLGLLPKLLVLVLRSNKFHGSIQDSLTNFSFSKLQMVDLSHNDFTGLLPTEFFQNLKSLKEEANYGYADYQYSVNLTTKGVEREFKIKELRPIFSCIDLSDNGFHGEIPKVVGELRSLHALNLSHNSLTGPIPPSFGNLAALESLDLSFNKLSGRIPSQLTNLTFLEVLRFSNNNFVGPIPHGKQFDTFDSYSYQENLGLCGFPLSKECSNDERSEPEQDEEDNGNGIAFIWKVAMMGYGCGMVLGISMAYIVFTTGRPWWLVRMIERDLRNKVSS